A genomic window from Periophthalmus magnuspinnatus isolate fPerMag1 chromosome 16, fPerMag1.2.pri, whole genome shotgun sequence includes:
- the akirin1 gene encoding akirin-1 yields the protein MACGATLKRSMEFEALLSPQSPKRRRCNPLPGTPSTPSPQRCTLRPSVDSPTHSMSPPVMGGESRLTPEQIFQNLRQEYSRIQRRRQLEGAFNQSEPCSSSDVPSPSSSLTAPSSPPGASRKDQPSFTLRQVSYLCERLLKDHEDKIREEYEQILNTKLAEQYESFVKFTQDQIMRRYGARPASYVS from the exons ATGGCGTGTGGAGCTACGTTAAAGCGGTCGATGGAGTTTGAGGCCCTGCTCAGTCCCCAGTCTCCCAAGCGGAGAAGGTGCAACCCTCTGCCGGGGACTCCCAGCACTCCGTCACCGCAGAGATGTACCCTCCGTCCGTCTGTCGACAGTCCGACGCACTCCATGTCTCCGCCAGTTATGGGGGGCGAAAGTCGTCTTACCCCAG AGCAGATCTTCCAGAACCTGCGTCAGGAGTACAGTCGCATCCAGAGGCGGCGACAACTGGAGGGGGCCTTCAACCAGAGTGAGCCCTGCAGCTCCAGTGATGTCCCCAGCCCCAGCTCCTCCCTCACCGCCCCCAGCTCCCCTCCAG GTGCCTCCAGGAAGGACCAACCCTCTTTTACGCTGAGGCAAGTAAGCTACCTGTGTGAGCGGCTCCTCAAAGACCACGAGGACAAGATCAGGGAGGAGTACGAACAGATCCTTAACACAAAACTTGCAG AACAATATGAATCGTTTGTGAAATTCACACAAGACCAGATAATGCGAAGATACGGAGCACGGCCTGCTAGTT aCGTCTCGTGA
- the rhbdl2 gene encoding rhomboid-related protein 2, translating into MAQDPETLEPFPVDRDGIQFRREEDKPDGKLGCCDKFQHSLSKWMLPENKRDTYLERANCCPPPIFIILISIGELAVFIYYAVWKPQKQWITLDEGIWTSPLTYKPEFREEAWRFISYMFVHAGVEHIVGNLFMQLLLGIPLELVHKGFEVGMVYLAGVLAGSLASSIFDPLSALVGASGGVYALLGGYFMNAVVNFREMLPVLGVFRILAIVIIVGTDFGFALYRRFFSGDEGLRVSFVAHFGGIVAGMTIGYVFFSDYNEKLLKDPRFWICIVGFVLFLLFAVLFNIFLSPAP; encoded by the exons ATGGCCCAAGACCCGGAGACCCTGGAGCCCTTCCCGGTGGACAGAGATGGCATACAGTTCAGGAGGGAGGAAGACAAGCCGGATGGAAAGCTGGGATGCTGTGACAAGTTCCAACACTCCTTGTCTAAATGGATGCTTCCGGAGAACAAACGTGACACATATCTGGAGCGGGCCAACTGCTGCCCACCCCCCATCTTCATCATCCTCATCAGTATAGGAGAG ttgGCAGTGTTTATCTACTACGCCGTGTGGAAGCCCCAGAAGCAGTGGATTACCCTGGACGAAGGCATCTGGACCAGCCCTTTGACGTACAAGCCGGAGTTCAGGGAGGAGGCGTGGCGCTTCATTTCCTACATGTTTGTCCACGCGGG AGTGGAGCACATTGTGGGAAACCTGTTCATGCAGCTGTTACTGGGAATCCCGCTTGAACTGGTTCACAAGGGCTTTGAGGTGGGGATGGTGTACCTTGCTGGAGTCCTGGCAG GTTCTTTGGCCAGCTCTATATTTGACCCTCTCAGTGCCTTGGTGGGGGCCTCTGGGGGAGTTTATGCACTGCTAGGGGGCTATTTTATGAACGCAGTTGTG AATTTTCGAGAGATGCTTCCAGTGCTTGGTGTGTTTCGTATCCTTGCTATTGTAATCATCG TGGGCACAGATTTTGGATTTGCCTTGTACAGAAGATTTTTCAGTGGTGATGAAGGACTGAGG GTGTCCTTTGTGGCCCATTTTGGAGGGATAGTAGCTGGCATGACTATCGGCTATGTTTTCTTCAGTGATTATAATGAGAAACTGCTCAAAGACCCTCGATTTTGGAtctgtatagttgggtttgtgCTTTTTCTTCTCTTTGCGGTGCTCTTCAATATCTtcctgtctccagctccatAG